TTTCCAGTATTTAAGTAAgttcatgtttcattttttgtGATCCAGCATGTTTCCTTTAGGATTTACAAAGCTCGAAATCACGTATAGAATGCATGAAATTTTATGCACATTTGGTCATGACACCCAAATACCATAGCATTTATGATTTGTGGTAAAGATGGAAGACACTATCCTAATTGAAATATAAATTCACACATACAAGAGCTCACAGATTGTTAACTCAAATAAATCCTTTTTTCTTGCGTCTCTACATGCAGGTTATTTGTGGTATTAAATGCACTAGCAGGAGGATTCCTCATCCTCTCCTTGCCATTGTCAATTGTCTGCATTGTGAGACCCCTTGCAGTGGGGCCAAGGTTTTTACTTCTGATCACCGATCTAGTAAGCTTGAATTCAACATTAGTAAATCTAATGCATTAAATAATCATCAAATACCTTTTGTTCAAATAATCACCAAATACTTACTAGAGAAGAATATATATTTGGCTACAAATACTGCAGGTGAATATGGCCACAGTTATTGCAGCTGCTTCAGCTGCTGCAGCCATTGTGTACGTTGCCCACAATGGAAGCCAAGATGCAAATTGGATTGCAATTTGTCAGCAGTTCACTGACTTCTGCCAGGGTACAAGCGAGGCAGTGGTGGTTTCTTTCGTTGCGGCGGTTTTCTTAGTTTGCTTGATTGTGGTGTCCACTTTAGCCCTCAAGAGGacttgaaaaactgaaactggacaatggtggtggtggttgttgaTAGAAGTTACTCTTTTGTAGCTGTTCAAAACTTGAATGAGTTTATGGTGTGCACCTTGTGTTTGTAAGAATGATCAATTGAAGAATCATgtttgaaagttgaaacctCTAGAATTGAGTTGTTGGTGAGTGAATTGGGTAGTTTGTGTCAGGTGTTCAAAACATTATTGTCGAACACTATACTACATACGATTTTCGAAACAAAAGATGGACAATTTCGACAAGTGTACTCCTCATTCTATATCttttttcataagttttctctttcatactataattagtaggtagatttttttctcaataattagtaggtagatgatgtcatatttatagtttctgattttttagtaatttagaTATTAAATAgttctttttttaaataattaatgtattaatattgtatttaatagttattaatgtcattagaataattaacaaaagtcaattgtgactctTTTCGAGAATAGCTCtgatattaatttgacatttaatggtttttaatgacattagaataattaataaaaatcaattgtgatttttctaacattaagatgtatgctaataaagttttttctttttaatgattattatgtttattttttatagggttaaatatgttttttgtccCTGGACTTTCAGCGAGTGTTGGTTTTCGTCCCTTGTCGGAGTAATAGCTGGATTTAGTCCTTGAACATAAGAAAAATAGCTGGTTTTCATCCCTGCCAGAGGGGTGGCGCTGACCACCGTGGCCACTTGTCGTTAGGGACTCACTTGCTCCACCTTGTACCAAAAGgggaaatataaaaaaatagggttaatcatcaaattGGTCTTTGTCTTTTTTAGCGTCGTTTGggtttagtccctcgccggaaaatatTATGATTATCGTCCCCATGATTGCAGCATGTTTGCATTTAGTCCTcaccggagggcggagctccgacgAGCTTGCTGAGTGGCACGCTGGAGCTGACTTGGCTTTTTCCACATCattttgaattaaatttaatttccaaatgtataattaaaactaaattcaattaaaattagtaattagaaaatgataaaaacaattaaaagtCAGCAAACAAATGCACTCTCAACTTTCAAGAGAAACTTAAATTACGTAGACTCATCTCCCCCACTTTTTCAAAACTTACACTTCAATCCCTTAAGTGATAATACATATTAAACTTGCATTACAAATTGTCTTTTTATGTGTATTTATTTTCTCTATTTATGATTCTATAATCATCATTATTAGGTTTATTAGGGGTAGTCGTGGCTCCCTTATGTCTACTCAAAGGTCTGCCACTGAATGTTATACGCCACAATAAATACATACCACAACTTTATAagttataatatatatagtttaAAGCTGACCTTCATCAAATGAAACATGTTCTTCGAAGATGGTGGTGAAGGGCCGATGGGCTTCGATAGAGATGAAGAACAGTAAGGAAGATGATCAAAATTAACGAGGAAGAGATGAAGAAGGGATGGCGAAAGAATTGTTTTCATGGTGGTGTTGTGAGGagtatttttagaaaaaatgaaAGAGGTGAGTGGTGAGCATAGATGTGTGGATGATATTTTTAGTTTCCCCGTAAATCTTATAGACTACACtttctaccaaaaaaaaagaaatagactTTATTAGTAtgtgtgacacccggggccgacgagggcggggagtgaacgccggtgcagtgaggcacggacaaggagcgactTCTGGAAGGCTTCTAGGCGgtgggcacatgaatgaactgatctcgcacccgaacaagaggtattccgagactgtataggtatgaggctatattgttgaggagggcataaatgatttgattggtactactcataacaacaagatgcatcttcttttcgggagcccaactcataaaaactccatggttaagtgtgctttccttggagcaatattgggatgaGTGACCTCCTGGAAGTTTTCCCAGGAAGCgcgtaagtgaggacaaagcgcgctgaaaagactcgtgttgttagcgtgaggccagtcgtcagatcgggatgttacaaatggtataagagccgacctctcccagtacgatgtggttcggggacgaaccaagcggaagttggtgggcctgtgacacccggggccgacgagggcggggagtgatcgccggtgcagtgaggcacggacaaggagcggctcctggtaGGCTTcgaggcggaggggcacatgaatgaaccgatctcgcacccgaacaagaggtattccgagactgtataggtatgGGACTAAAttgttgaggagggcataaatgatttgattgatactactcataacaaaaagatgcatcttcttttcgggagcccaactcataaaaacttcatgattaagtgtgcttgccttgtagcaatattgggatgggtgacctcctgggaagttttcccgggaagcgcgtaagtgaggacaaagcgcgctgaaaagacttgtgttgttagcgtgaggccagtcgtcagatcgaaATGTTACAGTATGAATCGAGAAAGTGAGTGTGAAGATATTACATATATGTAAAGAGAAACATATATGTATAATTTTCTTGCTTCTAGATCCTCTTTCTCATTGTtagggttgaagtaccccttgtacttctcttcaatacattctttggcttataaaaatcAATATGTAAAGAGAAGTCTAGTAACGCAAGTGTGTGAGAAAATCTAAGTAAACTTCAATAGTTgagatgttaaaaaaaattatcttataTCTTTTGCCTTTATTTGTGCATCTTTTATCGTTATATATAGTCATAGTTTTCAAAGTGGTGTATGTATTGAAAGGGTTAATATCTTTGTATATTATCTAGAAAATCTAGATTGTGGTAGGAAAGACCTTATTCGGGTCCTTTGTGATCCTATATAAATATCTTTATAAGAAGGTTGttctcatattttatttttgcagTTGACTTCtattttagaaataaaaattaacatatttataacttgaagaaattaataatatcattatttaatattttggcATGGAAAACTGATTCAATGtttaatatttcaattttttctttgagACTAATATAATATTCATCACTTTCAAGCAAAATAAATAATAGTACTATTCATTAATATTTGATCATGCAAACTAGTTTCAGTGTTTTATATTtcacttattttttaatattgctTAAgacaaatataatatttatcacTTTTACCTAAACTAATCAAAAAGTATCATTCATTAATATTTTATCTTGGAAAGGAGTTTCAATGTTtattacaattttaaaaaactgACATTTCATATTATAATTGTTctatccatgaa
This portion of the Lotus japonicus ecotype B-129 chromosome 3, LjGifu_v1.2 genome encodes:
- the LOC130748073 gene encoding casparian strip membrane protein 3; this encodes MDPGREDEVPLAATSPESRRTRSNGRGKATVGDAPPPAETVVSTKAAPLPTGGWKKGIAILDFILRLGAIGAAMGASILMGTNEQILPFFTQFLQFHAQWDDFPVFKLFVVLNALAGGFLILSLPLSIVCIVRPLAVGPRFLLLITDLVNMATVIAAASAAAAIVYVAHNGSQDANWIAICQQFTDFCQGTSEAVVVSFVAAVFLVCLIVVSTLALKRT